DNA from Deinococcus sp. YIM 134068:
CAGTGGCTCGGCATCCTGCTCAACTTCCTGCCCATCATCCTGCTCATCGGCATGATGTACTTCTTCTTCATGCGCGCCCAGGGCGGCCAGAACGGCGTGATGCAGTTCGGCCAGAGCCGGGCCAAGAAGTACGGCAAGGAAAACCGCGTTCAGACCAAGTTCACCGACGTGGCCGGGCACGAGGAGGCCAAGCGCGAGCTGATCGAGGTCGTGGACTTCCTGAAGAACCCCGGCAAGTACCACCAGATCGGCGCGGAGATTCCGAAAGGCGTGCTCCTCGTCGGCCCTCCCGGCACCGGCAAGACGCTGCTGGCCCGCGCCATCGCGGGTGAGGCGGATGTGCCCTTCTTCTCGGTCAGCGCCTCCGAGTTCATGGAGATGTTCGTGGGTGTCGGCGCGAGCCGCGTGCGGACGCTGTTCGAGGATGCCCGCAAGAGTGCCCCGGCGATCATGTTCATCGACGAGATCGACTCCATCGGGCGCAAGCGTGGCGCAGGCATCGGCGGCGGCCACGACGAGCGCGAGCAGACGCTGAACCAGATTCTGTCCGAGATGGACGGCTTCGACAAGACGAGCAGCGTGATCGTGCTGGGCGCGACCAACCGCCCGGACGTGCTGGACCCGGCGCTGTTGCGGCCCGGACGCTTCGACCGTCAGGTGACGATCGACCTGCCCAACCTCAAGGAGCGCGAGGCCATCCTCAAGGTCCACCTGCGGAACAAGCCCATTGCCCCCGGCGTGGACGTGCCCGAGGTCGCCAAGAGTACGCCGTACTTCTCCGGTGCGGACCTCAAGAACGTCACGAACGAGGCCGCGCTGGAGGCCGCCCGCCTGAGCAAGACCCAGATCGACATGAGCGACTTCTACCGGGCGCTCGACAAGATCACCCTGGGTCTGGAGAACGGCTCGCTGACCATCAGCCCCGAGGAGAAAAAGGCCATCGCCTACCACGAGGCCGGACACGCCGTCACCGCCGCCGTCATCCCCGGCAGCGACAAGCTCCAGAAGGTCTCCATCATCCCGCGCGGACGGGCGCTGGGTGCCGCCTTCTACCTCCCCGAGGAGCAGGTCCTCATGAGCAAGGAGCGGCTGGAGAACCAACTGGTCGTCTCGCTGGGTGGCCGCGCCGCCGAGGAAGTGTTCATGGGCAGCGTGACCTCGGGGGCCGCCGACGACTTCCGCAAGGCGACGAACATCGCCCGCAAGATGGTGCTGGAGTGGGGCATGGGCGAGAACTTCAAGAACATGGCCCTGATGACCGACTCCGGCCCGGTGTTCCTCGGCGAGGACATGGCGAAGCCCAAGGCGTTCAGCGAGCACACCTCGCAGCTCGTGGACGAGGACGTGAAGCGCATCCTCACCCGCGCCTACGACCGCGCCAGGAGCCTCGTCACCGAGTACGCCGCCGCCATGCACGAGGTCGCCGACGCCCTGCTCTCACAGGAACTCATCACGGGTGACGTGGTGCGCGAGGCGGTCGCCCGCACGGGCGGCAACCCCCAGCCCATGCCGCAGACGACGGCCTAAGCAGAAGTTCAATCAGGGTGGGTCTTCCAGACGGGAGGCCCGCTCTTTCCTTTGGTCCTGTGACCGGCGTCATACTGGACCATGACCGCCCCTGCCCCCGACCCCTCCGGCGACGACCTCCTGCGCGGCAAGGCATACACGGGTGACGGCGTGACCGTCTACTACGACGCGCCCCGTTGTGTCCACGTCGCCAACTGCGTGCGGAATCTGCCCGAGGTCTTCCGACCCAGGGAACGTCCGTGGATTCAGCTCTGGAACGAGGCGGACGCCGAGCGGGTGGCGGAGGTGGTGCGGACCTGCCCGACCGGGGCGCTCCACTACGCCCTCGAACACGGCCTGCCGGAAGCTCCCGAGGTGCCCACTACCATTACGCCCGTCCCCAACGGTCCCCTCGCCATCAGAGGCGACCTCCACATCCAGACCCCGGACGGCGAGGTGCGGGAGGTCCGGGCTGCCCTCTGCCGCTGCGGGGCGAGCACCACCAAGCCCTTCTGCAACGGTGCCCATGCCAAAATCGGCTGGAAGAGTGAAGGTGAGACGGACCCGAAGCAGGGCGGTGACGACCGGCACGGGGAGGGACAGCGGGCGGATGGAGCGGGGAAGGAGGGCTAACTCCGGCTCGTCGCTCAGCCGAATGACAAATCGTTGTTACTTCTCAGTGTCCCAAGCAATGCGTTCTCTTTCTTCTGCGCTCAGGAGTTGCTGACGTAATCTTTCCACCTGTGCCGGATCGTTGAGGAGTTGCCCAAGTCGGTGAACCCAGGCCTCCAGCTTTTTGTTCGGGTACTGGTAATTATAGAAGGAGAACGAGAAGAACAAGTGGGCGTTCCTGGCGGCGTATTTTTCAGGACCCACCTGCTTCCATTCGGGGAACACAGATTCGGCCCATTCGTCGGGCCTACAAGGCAGTTCTTCCACTCCAAAAGCGTAGCTTGAGCAGGCTTACGTGAACCGCACTCCTTGAGGCTTCCGCCCGAATCCGCCGCCACCGCTAGACTGGCCCATGACCCTCTCCCTCCCCATCCCCGACCTCATCCGCAAGAAGCGCGACGGCGGCGAGCACTCCCGCGCCGAACTCGACCACCTCATCCTCGGGTACACACGCGGCGAGGTGCCCGACTACCAGGTGGCCGCGTGGCTGATGGCCGTGTACCTGCGCGGCATGACGGCCCAGGAGACGGCGGACCTGACGCTCGTGATGGCGGGGTCCGGCGAGGAGATGGACCTCGGCGACCTGCCACGCACCGTGGACAAGCACTCGACGGGCGGCGTGGGCGACAAGACGAGCCTGATCCTCGCGCCCATGCTCGCGGCCCTGGGCCTGACAGTCGCCAAGCTCAGCGGGCGCGGGCTGGCGCACACGGGCGGCACCATCGACAAGCTGGAGAGCTTCCCCGGCTGGAGTCCCGAACTTCCCGAGGACCACTTCATCATTCAGGCGCGGGAAGTCGGGCTGGCACTTGTGGGCCAGTCACGGGACCTCGCCCCCGCCGACGGCAAGCTCTACGCCCTGCGCGACGTAACCGCCACCGTGGACTGCCTGCCGCTGATCGCCTCCTCCATCATGAGCAAGAAGCTGGCGTCGGGGGCGCATACGGTCATCCTCGACGTGAAGGTGGGCGCGGGTGCCTTCATGCGGACGGTGGAGGACGGTCGGGCGCTCGCGCGGGCGATGGTGGACATCGGGACGCGGGCGGGGCGACAGGTGCGCGCCGTTCTCACCGACATGGACGCGCCGCTGGGACGGATGGCGGGCAATAGCCTGGAGGTCCTGGAAGCCCTGGACACCCTGCGCGGCGAGGGGCCAGAGGACCTGACCGAGCTGTGTGTGGCCCTCGCGGTGGAGGCGCTGGCGGCCCACGGGGAGGAGGAGGCGACGGCGGAGACCCGTGCCCGCACGACCTTGCGCGACGGCTCGGCCCTGGCGAAGTTCCGCGCCTTCATCGCGGCGCAGGGGGGGGACGCGGCGATGGTGGATGATCCCACCCGGCTCGACGTGACCCCCGGTCGCGCAGACGTAATGGCCCCCTCCTCCGGCTTTGTAGCGGGCGTGGACGCGCTTGCGGTCGGTCGGGCGGTTCTCGCGCTGGGCGGCGGGCGCGAGCGCAAGGGCGAGGCCATCGACCACGGGGTCGGCGTGGAGCTGTTGAAGAAA
Protein-coding regions in this window:
- a CDS encoding (4Fe-4S)-binding protein: MTAPAPDPSGDDLLRGKAYTGDGVTVYYDAPRCVHVANCVRNLPEVFRPRERPWIQLWNEADAERVAEVVRTCPTGALHYALEHGLPEAPEVPTTITPVPNGPLAIRGDLHIQTPDGEVREVRAALCRCGASTTKPFCNGAHAKIGWKSEGETDPKQGGDDRHGEGQRADGAGKEG
- the ftsH gene encoding ATP-dependent zinc metalloprotease FtsH: MRRLNPWLIVLFVLALFLMFSQAPMSGRASVDYNVFKDLLEQGSVQRVVVRENVAQVTLEEPTSVTVANSPTPREVSAFTVRLPSSQATPDSTLLQQLRAQNVDFRFDAPSQWLGILLNFLPIILLIGMMYFFFMRAQGGQNGVMQFGQSRAKKYGKENRVQTKFTDVAGHEEAKRELIEVVDFLKNPGKYHQIGAEIPKGVLLVGPPGTGKTLLARAIAGEADVPFFSVSASEFMEMFVGVGASRVRTLFEDARKSAPAIMFIDEIDSIGRKRGAGIGGGHDEREQTLNQILSEMDGFDKTSSVIVLGATNRPDVLDPALLRPGRFDRQVTIDLPNLKEREAILKVHLRNKPIAPGVDVPEVAKSTPYFSGADLKNVTNEAALEAARLSKTQIDMSDFYRALDKITLGLENGSLTISPEEKKAIAYHEAGHAVTAAVIPGSDKLQKVSIIPRGRALGAAFYLPEEQVLMSKERLENQLVVSLGGRAAEEVFMGSVTSGAADDFRKATNIARKMVLEWGMGENFKNMALMTDSGPVFLGEDMAKPKAFSEHTSQLVDEDVKRILTRAYDRARSLVTEYAAAMHEVADALLSQELITGDVVREAVARTGGNPQPMPQTTA
- a CDS encoding thymidine phosphorylase, which gives rise to MTLSLPIPDLIRKKRDGGEHSRAELDHLILGYTRGEVPDYQVAAWLMAVYLRGMTAQETADLTLVMAGSGEEMDLGDLPRTVDKHSTGGVGDKTSLILAPMLAALGLTVAKLSGRGLAHTGGTIDKLESFPGWSPELPEDHFIIQAREVGLALVGQSRDLAPADGKLYALRDVTATVDCLPLIASSIMSKKLASGAHTVILDVKVGAGAFMRTVEDGRALARAMVDIGTRAGRQVRAVLTDMDAPLGRMAGNSLEVLEALDTLRGEGPEDLTELCVALAVEALAAHGEEEATAETRARTTLRDGSALAKFRAFIAAQGGDAAMVDDPTRLDVTPGRADVMAPSSGFVAGVDALAVGRAVLALGGGRERKGEAIDHGVGVELLKKPGEAVTAGEPVLRFYHRDGRGLEAARALLEAGLSVSDVAPAPQPLILDRVN